The Novosphingobium kaempferiae genome includes a window with the following:
- a CDS encoding alpha-E domain-containing protein, which yields MLGRAANGVYWMSRYLERAENTARLIDVGFHLALTRGSRQSQDEEWKSVLTTTGQLEDYQRTHSEFTGPQVFNYLLREKDNPGSVLAMVENARTNARVVRTSLTNAVWETTNEGWMHLRELLARPVRETNLGEVLMQIRRTGTLVRGALEGTMLRNEVFNFSRIGTFIERADNTARILDVKYYVLLPSAAWVGSSLDNVQWDTLLRSVAGNRAYSWLNAGSMDPRGIARFLILDGQFPRSLMFSYDKIRSNMAGLAKEYGHEVPAHELLRNAGAKLHQTTIEDIFETGLHEFLQDFIGKTIEISSAIAADYRFSE from the coding sequence AGCCAACGGCGTCTACTGGATGAGCCGCTACCTCGAGCGGGCGGAGAACACCGCGCGCCTGATCGACGTGGGCTTCCACCTCGCCCTCACGCGCGGCAGCCGCCAGTCGCAGGACGAGGAATGGAAATCGGTCCTCACCACCACCGGCCAGTTGGAGGACTACCAGCGCACGCATTCGGAATTCACCGGGCCGCAGGTGTTCAACTACCTGCTGCGCGAGAAGGACAACCCCGGCTCCGTCCTCGCGATGGTGGAGAATGCGCGCACCAATGCCCGCGTGGTCCGCACCAGCCTGACCAATGCCGTGTGGGAAACCACCAACGAGGGCTGGATGCACTTGCGCGAACTGCTCGCGCGACCGGTGCGGGAAACCAACCTCGGCGAAGTGCTTATGCAGATCCGCCGAACCGGCACGCTGGTGCGCGGCGCGCTGGAAGGCACGATGCTGCGCAACGAGGTGTTCAACTTCTCGCGCATCGGCACCTTCATCGAGCGGGCGGACAACACCGCGCGCATCCTCGACGTGAAGTACTACGTGCTGTTACCCTCGGCGGCGTGGGTTGGCTCCAGCCTCGACAACGTGCAGTGGGACACGCTGCTGCGCTCGGTCGCGGGCAACCGCGCCTATTCGTGGCTCAACGCAGGGTCCATGGACCCCCGCGGGATCGCCCGGTTCCTCATCCTCGACGGCCAGTTCCCGCGCAGCCTGATGTTCTCCTACGACAAGATCCGCAGCAACATGGCGGGGCTCGCCAAGGAATACGGGCACGAGGTTCCGGCGCACGAACTGCTGCGCAATGCGGGAGCGAAGCTGCACCAGACCACGATCGAGGACATCTTCGAGACCGGGCTGCACGAATTCCTGCAGGACTTCATCGGCAAGACCATCGAGATCAGCAGCGCCATCGCCGCCGATTACCGGTTCAGCGAATAG